Proteins from one Gimesia maris genomic window:
- a CDS encoding DUF1559 family PulG-like putative transporter, whose amino-acid sequence MAIRFKCKKCGKGYQVSDDKAGKRFQCRQCEAPLVVPSATTNTPKKPTGTVSPAKKAEQTTPTPAAANGKRKQILIGIGALLLLAGVGVFLMLPSGQTVAEPQGAAATAQSPAAQPTADSLVDSETGEIENPPAVSSATSPAADNSPSTPAATGKVDEARMLAAHFFNAKNKLKQIGLSFHNFYESNRGLVPDPKRTPGYYDENGQLKVSWRVHLLPYLGEPELFKRFKLDEAWDSPTNMAAAKTMPDVYLAPGAEQDSNLTRFHVFESTNDASADSFQSVFPRGKRIEFRDIKDGMVNTVMAVDAGPEHAVIWTKPGGLDSRSPKEAIGSVKSGILTLFCDGHTYLLKPDIDAETWKHLVQPADKNRIEIDSLTTEYAKPWELGSLPTGPLHLAYLSEDCNGVFMLHPKSIVESAGYGSVIDPKTANLLIRVFGVEAILHWKLEEIETIVTWNSERTSNWFAVRFAKPVPLETVKVQIGEYVIQHDPRTFLIAADYQLARLLPFTSKPAPSSQVQSFITQLQSMPLDGQFEMVMLPQPMLESDRLPGVASVGLVFFTFGKELISSSKVLKMQASMEDPIVVKASIQLADAVAAQKLKQQIEEQMATNLRESAPAFVTEIRKQIYPAVTVKAENNTVQYQISKTPDLFNQIKTFYTKAKSHQEDQQKQKEAESQKAEQAKKKTENMRKIGMGFHNFVSHNKVLPPTRSHFVNGKLNLSWRVHLLPYLGQKKLYDQFQLGEPWDSPHNMKLLKQMPAFYQCEGVTQPGHTTYMTFLGEGTPFDGSLDMTLDKISVKDGLTRTIMFVKAGPDKAVPWTKPADLPFDPVNPIKVLGQLPGDTFMAVTMSGVVHTLKTDIPAETLNYLIQYNDGKKPIGY is encoded by the coding sequence ATGGCTATTCGATTCAAATGCAAGAAGTGTGGCAAGGGATATCAGGTCAGCGACGACAAGGCGGGGAAACGATTTCAGTGCCGTCAGTGCGAAGCTCCTCTGGTGGTCCCCAGCGCGACCACCAACACACCGAAGAAGCCAACCGGAACAGTCTCTCCCGCCAAAAAAGCAGAGCAGACGACTCCCACGCCCGCAGCTGCGAATGGAAAACGGAAGCAGATTCTGATTGGAATTGGTGCCCTGCTTCTGCTGGCAGGTGTTGGCGTTTTCCTGATGCTCCCCTCCGGTCAGACTGTGGCAGAGCCGCAGGGAGCTGCTGCAACCGCGCAGAGTCCTGCAGCACAGCCGACAGCCGATTCCCTGGTTGATTCTGAAACCGGAGAGATAGAGAATCCTCCTGCCGTTTCATCTGCGACCAGTCCTGCCGCAGACAATTCTCCGAGCACACCGGCGGCAACGGGCAAAGTCGATGAAGCCAGAATGTTAGCTGCGCATTTCTTCAACGCTAAAAATAAGCTGAAGCAAATTGGACTCAGTTTCCATAATTTTTATGAAAGTAACAGGGGATTGGTTCCAGACCCTAAGAGAACCCCTGGTTACTATGATGAAAATGGACAGTTAAAAGTCAGCTGGCGGGTTCACCTGCTGCCGTATCTGGGAGAACCAGAGCTCTTTAAACGTTTCAAACTAGATGAAGCCTGGGACAGTCCGACTAATATGGCTGCTGCGAAAACGATGCCTGATGTCTATCTCGCTCCCGGTGCGGAGCAGGATTCCAACCTCACGCGGTTCCATGTGTTTGAAAGTACGAACGATGCTTCAGCCGACAGTTTTCAGTCTGTCTTTCCACGGGGTAAGCGTATTGAGTTTCGCGATATCAAAGACGGAATGGTCAACACAGTCATGGCTGTCGATGCGGGTCCCGAACACGCGGTGATCTGGACCAAACCGGGGGGACTCGATTCCCGTTCTCCCAAAGAAGCGATCGGATCGGTGAAATCCGGAATACTGACATTATTCTGTGATGGGCATACCTATCTGTTAAAGCCGGATATCGACGCTGAAACCTGGAAACATCTGGTTCAACCTGCCGACAAGAATCGCATTGAGATTGATTCGCTCACCACAGAATACGCCAAGCCCTGGGAATTGGGATCTTTACCAACCGGACCGCTGCATCTGGCTTATCTGTCGGAAGACTGTAACGGCGTTTTTATGCTGCATCCGAAATCGATTGTGGAATCAGCGGGGTATGGATCTGTCATTGATCCGAAGACAGCCAATTTGCTTATCCGAGTATTTGGAGTCGAAGCAATTCTGCATTGGAAACTGGAAGAAATAGAGACCATCGTTACCTGGAACTCAGAGCGTACCAGCAACTGGTTTGCTGTCAGGTTCGCAAAACCGGTACCACTGGAAACGGTGAAAGTACAAATTGGAGAGTATGTCATACAGCATGACCCGCGAACCTTCCTGATCGCCGCCGATTATCAACTGGCTCGCCTGCTGCCATTCACCTCAAAACCGGCCCCAAGCAGTCAGGTCCAGTCTTTCATTACGCAACTGCAGTCGATGCCACTGGACGGTCAGTTCGAGATGGTGATGTTACCCCAGCCGATGCTTGAGTCGGATCGTCTCCCCGGTGTTGCCAGCGTGGGCCTCGTTTTTTTTACTTTTGGGAAAGAATTAATAAGCAGTTCCAAGGTCCTTAAAATGCAGGCCAGCATGGAAGATCCGATTGTGGTGAAGGCGTCTATCCAGCTTGCGGATGCAGTGGCTGCCCAGAAATTAAAACAACAGATTGAAGAACAGATGGCGACGAACCTGCGTGAGAGCGCTCCGGCATTTGTCACTGAAATCAGGAAGCAGATTTATCCCGCGGTGACAGTCAAAGCCGAGAATAATACTGTGCAGTATCAGATTTCAAAGACGCCTGATTTATTCAACCAGATCAAAACGTTTTACACCAAAGCCAAAAGCCATCAAGAGGATCAGCAAAAACAAAAAGAAGCTGAATCTCAGAAAGCAGAACAAGCCAAAAAGAAAACGGAAAACATGCGAAAAATCGGAATGGGGTTCCATAACTTTGTTTCTCATAATAAGGTTTTGCCCCCCACTCGTTCCCATTTTGTAAACGGTAAACTTAACTTAAGCTGGCGCGTCCATCTGCTGCCTTATCTGGGTCAGAAAAAGCTCTACGATCAATTTCAACTGGGAGAGCCCTGGGACAGTCCTCACAATATGAAATTACTGAAGCAGATGCCCGCCTTTTATCAGTGTGAAGGAGTCACACAGCCCGGCCATACGACTTATATGACGTTTCTGGGGGAGGGCACGCCTTTCGATGGCAGCCTGGACATGACCTTAGATAAGATCTCTGTCAAAGATGGATTGACCAGAACGATCATGTTTGTCAAAGCAGGTCCGGACAAGGCTGTTCCCTGGACGAAACCGGCTGATTTGCCATTCGATCCAGTGAATCCGATCAAAGTCTTAGGCCAACTTCCCGGTGATACATTTATGGCAGTCACAATGTCTGGCGTCGTACATACACTCAAAACAGATATCCCAGCCGAAACTCTCAACTATCTGATTCAGTACAACGATGGCAAAAAACCGATCGGGTATTAG
- a CDS encoding DUF2750 domain-containing protein yields MSYSVHKQEYENVISLSTFDRYQYFLNKVADWEEVWSVGEGDGWRLMQDSTVTLCVPVWPARAFAEACCQGLWSADTPKAISLSDWMTRWLPGIGTDGRKVAVFPLATDQGMLLDSDQLNQDLQEVLEQFE; encoded by the coding sequence ATGAGTTATTCGGTTCACAAGCAGGAATATGAGAATGTGATTTCCCTGTCGACATTCGATCGCTATCAGTACTTCTTAAATAAAGTCGCAGACTGGGAAGAAGTCTGGTCCGTTGGTGAAGGTGACGGCTGGCGCCTGATGCAGGATTCGACTGTCACACTCTGTGTCCCGGTCTGGCCGGCCCGAGCTTTTGCGGAAGCCTGTTGTCAGGGGCTCTGGTCTGCAGATACACCCAAAGCCATTTCTCTTTCCGACTGGATGACCAGATGGCTGCCTGGTATCGGGACTGATGGCAGAAAGGTCGCGGTGTTCCCGCTTGCTACCGATCAGGGAATGCTTCTGGACAGTGATCAACTCAACCAGGACTTGCAGGAAGTATTAGAGCAGTTTGAATAA